Proteins co-encoded in one Pirellulales bacterium genomic window:
- the rsmH gene encoding 16S rRNA (cytosine(1402)-N(4))-methyltransferase RsmH → MTASQHQSVLLEEVIHWLAPQPGHVIVDGTLGGGGHTRALVERIGGAGLVIALDRDPAAIERAAKDLAGLPIKLAQSNFCELPEVLQEIEMAAVDGIILDLGLSSDQLADRERGFSFNADGPLDLRFDPTEGEPASRLVNRLSAGHLAEIIFQFGEERFSRRIAQAIVEQRREHPIRTSGELADLIRRAVPSVPRGQRERIDPATRTFQALRIAVNDELNSLEIALRRLPDCLEPGGRLAIISFHSLEDRRVKQAFRDDPRYRVLTRKPIRPTEAEMARNPRSRSAKMRVAEKIVASGK, encoded by the coding sequence GTGACGGCTTCCCAGCATCAGTCCGTCTTGCTGGAAGAGGTGATCCATTGGCTCGCGCCTCAGCCGGGGCACGTGATTGTCGATGGCACTCTGGGGGGTGGAGGACATACTCGGGCACTGGTCGAGCGCATTGGCGGCGCGGGATTGGTCATTGCCCTCGACCGGGACCCCGCGGCCATTGAGCGGGCAGCCAAGGATTTAGCCGGATTGCCGATCAAGCTGGCGCAGAGCAATTTTTGTGAATTGCCGGAAGTGTTGCAGGAAATTGAAATGGCCGCCGTCGATGGGATCATCCTCGACCTTGGCCTGTCGAGCGACCAACTCGCCGATCGGGAGCGCGGATTCAGCTTCAATGCCGATGGCCCACTCGATCTGCGGTTCGATCCGACGGAGGGAGAACCGGCCTCGCGGCTGGTGAATCGCTTGAGCGCGGGACATTTGGCGGAAATCATTTTTCAGTTTGGCGAGGAACGATTCAGCCGGCGAATCGCGCAGGCGATTGTCGAGCAACGCCGCGAGCATCCGATCCGCACCTCGGGAGAATTGGCCGATCTGATCCGCCGCGCCGTGCCATCGGTCCCACGCGGCCAGCGGGAGCGAATCGATCCGGCCACGCGAACCTTCCAAGCCCTGCGAATCGCCGTGAACGATGAACTGAATTCGCTGGAGATTGCTTTGCGGCGGTTGCCGGATTGTCTAGAGCCTGGGGGACGACTGGCGATCATTAGCTTTCACTCATTGGAGGACCGCCGGGTCAAGCAAGCGTTTCGCGACGATCCGCGCTACCGCGTGCTGACTCGCAAACCGATCCGGCCGACGGAAGCGGAAATGGCCCGCAACCCGCGCAGCCGCAGCGCAAAGATGCGCGTGGCCGAGAAGATAGTGGCAAGTGGCAAGTGA
- a CDS encoding Ku protein, giving the protein MALRSSWQGHLRLSLVTVPVQAINAVTADGEGRVHLRQLHAACRSPIRYQKVCPIHGEVGNDEIVMGYEEEKGKFVIIEKEELHELREKSDKAIDIDTFTRPDQIDPMQFEGRTYYLVPDGSIGNKPYAVLLRALAANNCFGIGLAHLWGRERLVLIRAADGLLAMEMLHFQSEFREQAAITAELHLPTVTKEELRLASKLIDVATAQRFDLAKYEDAYAGRLKELIESKRGEKQIATPEAADESPVINLMDALRRSVAKTRQPVHHAARCPRRAKSTRRSSSRRRAS; this is encoded by the coding sequence ATGGCGCTGCGCTCCAGTTGGCAGGGTCATCTGCGGCTGAGTTTGGTGACCGTTCCCGTTCAGGCGATCAACGCCGTCACCGCCGACGGCGAGGGGCGCGTCCACCTGCGGCAATTGCATGCGGCCTGCCGCTCGCCGATCCGTTATCAAAAGGTCTGCCCAATCCACGGCGAAGTCGGCAACGACGAGATCGTCATGGGCTACGAAGAGGAAAAAGGCAAGTTTGTCATTATCGAGAAGGAAGAGCTGCACGAGCTGCGCGAGAAATCGGACAAAGCGATCGATATCGACACTTTCACACGGCCCGACCAGATCGATCCGATGCAGTTCGAAGGGCGGACATATTATCTCGTCCCGGACGGCTCGATCGGAAACAAGCCCTACGCGGTTCTTTTGCGGGCGCTTGCCGCGAATAATTGTTTTGGCATCGGCTTGGCACATCTCTGGGGGCGCGAACGGCTAGTGCTGATTCGTGCCGCGGACGGACTGCTGGCGATGGAGATGCTGCACTTTCAAAGTGAATTCCGCGAGCAAGCCGCGATCACCGCCGAATTGCACTTACCGACCGTGACTAAAGAGGAATTGCGGCTGGCGAGCAAGTTGATCGACGTCGCGACCGCGCAGAGGTTTGACCTCGCGAAGTACGAGGACGCGTACGCCGGCCGCTTGAAGGAATTGATTGAAAGCAAACGCGGGGAAAAACAGATCGCCACCCCCGAAGCAGCGGACGAGTCGCCGGTGATTAACCTCATGGATGCGCTGCGGCGCAGCGTGGCCAAGACGCGGCAGCCGGTTCATCATGCGGCCCGCTGTCCGCGACGCGCCAAATCCACCCGGCGATCCTCCTCGCGGCGACGCGCGAGTTGA
- a CDS encoding TIGR00282 family metallophosphoesterase encodes MRILLIGDIVGKPGRQIIVRALRGLIAREGLDLVVANAENAAGGSGITPAIYHELVAAGVDAITLGDHIYRRAEIESILRSKPNIVKPANFPPEAPGRELAVVAARSGERVAVISLLGRVFMRPVDCPFKAADRVLAALEADVRVQVVDFHAEATSDKQLLGRYLDGRVSAVLGTHTHVPTADEQVLPGGTAFQCDVGMTGPYDSILGRRVDRVLETTLTFNPTHFEVATGDVRLSGSIVDVDPSTGRATAIRRLLLTAAEAEMLAANGLGPEAKSREVVASDEFV; translated from the coding sequence GTGCGGATTCTCCTGATTGGCGATATCGTCGGCAAGCCGGGGCGGCAAATCATCGTTCGCGCGCTGCGGGGCCTGATCGCTCGCGAGGGCCTCGATCTCGTGGTGGCGAACGCCGAAAACGCCGCCGGCGGCTCCGGCATCACGCCGGCCATCTATCACGAGCTGGTCGCGGCCGGCGTCGATGCAATCACGCTCGGCGACCATATCTATCGCCGCGCCGAAATCGAATCGATCCTTCGCAGCAAGCCGAACATCGTCAAACCGGCGAATTTTCCCCCGGAGGCGCCGGGGCGCGAGTTGGCCGTCGTCGCCGCGCGGAGCGGCGAGCGCGTCGCCGTGATCAGCCTGCTGGGTCGAGTCTTCATGCGGCCGGTCGATTGCCCGTTCAAGGCGGCCGATCGGGTGCTCGCCGCGCTGGAGGCCGACGTGCGCGTGCAAGTCGTCGATTTTCATGCCGAGGCCACGAGCGACAAGCAATTGCTCGGCCGCTATCTGGATGGCCGAGTGAGCGCCGTCCTGGGAACGCACACCCACGTTCCCACGGCCGACGAGCAGGTCTTGCCGGGCGGGACGGCCTTTCAATGCGACGTGGGCATGACTGGTCCCTACGATAGCATCCTCGGCCGGCGGGTCGATCGGGTGCTGGAAACCACGCTCACCTTCAATCCCACCCATTTTGAGGTCGCCACGGGCGATGTGCGTCTGTCGGGAAGCATTGTTGACGTGGATCCATCCACGGGCCGCGCCACCGCCATCCGCCGTCTCCTGCTGACCGCCGCGGAAGCCGAAATGCTTGCGGCCAATGGATTGGGGCCAGAGGCGAAGAGTCGGGAGGTCGTGGCAAGCGACGAGTTTGTCTAA
- the ligD gene encoding DNA ligase D, whose product MTLVEYRRKRDFRKTPEPVGKKKPRGGRFLYVVQKHAASHLHYDFWLQIGDVLKSWAVPKGPSLDPHDKRLAIEVEDHPIAYGSFEGIIPEGEYGGGTVLLWDRGRWNPLEDPEAGYAAGKLKFELEGEKLRGGWALVRRSGGGSSSKQPWFLIKHRDDEARDKDEFDVTADAPRSVVSGRDLDEIAADRDRVWREDGDHAPRQSAAETSALKQVASNRAPRRSAKATSHDERARGPIPATIVPELATLIKKPPSGDSWFHEIKFDGYRIICHVAKNRVRFQTRNEQDWTSKLPELAAAVRRLKLRQAIFDGEIVALDERGVSQFQLLQNAFRESPGKIIYHVFDLLFLNGDDLRRLPLAERKELLASLHLPTDRGPLRLTEHVVGDGEAFLAAARHAALEGIISKRRDRPYVSGRTADWLKSKTHQNAEFVIGGFTDPTGSRQEFGALLVGYHDERGRLKYSGRVGTGFADETLRDVARRLKPLRQEQSPFSDFPERGERIKGVHWVRPELVAQIEFSNWTKDQRLRHPSFQGLREDKPAAEVTREIAKSLSENRRGLSPFVAGTIASMVAEQKGTVPFSSGGSRIVSNSAASSSTNGDLPPARPRKAKSQVQSNGAGGQDVVVAGVHVTHPDKLLYPDDGITKRELAEYYLACAERILPHVVGRPLTIVRCPNGVDGTRFLQKHPGAGAPKALRRVRLREKEGMAEYCVVEDVGGLVALAQIAALEIHVWGSRIDAIEKPDRLVFDLDPAPDVAWPAVVAAAQELREFLNELKLESFVKTSGGKGLHLVVPIARRQPWPFVDRFSRLVALAVERAAPTRYLATMSKKARTGRIYIDYLRNQRGATAVAAYSTRAKSGAAISLPLSWRELPRTKSSTQFHLRDVLKRLATDRADPWPGFADLRQSIRSDAVRTLESHGFGLAPRPFSTQVARKL is encoded by the coding sequence ATGACGCTTGTCGAATACCGCCGCAAGCGCGATTTTCGCAAGACGCCCGAGCCGGTCGGCAAAAAGAAGCCGCGGGGCGGCCGATTTTTGTACGTCGTGCAAAAACACGCTGCCTCGCATCTGCACTACGACTTCTGGCTGCAAATCGGCGATGTCCTGAAAAGCTGGGCCGTGCCGAAAGGACCGAGTCTCGATCCGCACGACAAGCGGCTGGCGATCGAAGTCGAGGACCATCCGATCGCTTACGGCTCATTCGAAGGAATCATTCCTGAAGGCGAATATGGCGGCGGCACCGTGCTGCTCTGGGACCGCGGCCGATGGAATCCGCTGGAAGACCCCGAGGCTGGCTATGCGGCGGGGAAGCTGAAGTTCGAATTGGAGGGCGAAAAGCTCCGCGGCGGCTGGGCACTCGTGCGGCGCTCTGGAGGCGGCTCATCGAGCAAGCAGCCCTGGTTTCTCATCAAGCATCGCGACGACGAAGCCCGCGACAAGGATGAGTTCGATGTTACGGCCGATGCGCCGCGAAGCGTGGTCAGCGGCCGCGATCTGGATGAGATTGCCGCGGATCGCGATCGAGTCTGGAGAGAAGACGGCGATCATGCGCCACGGCAAAGTGCGGCGGAAACGAGCGCGCTGAAACAAGTAGCCTCCAACCGCGCACCACGGCGGAGCGCGAAGGCCACATCCCACGACGAGCGCGCGCGCGGACCAATTCCCGCGACGATCGTTCCGGAACTGGCCACGCTCATCAAAAAGCCGCCTTCGGGCGACAGTTGGTTCCATGAGATCAAGTTCGACGGCTATCGAATCATATGCCATGTCGCCAAGAATCGGGTGCGTTTTCAAACCCGCAACGAACAGGACTGGACCTCCAAGCTGCCCGAATTAGCTGCCGCCGTTCGTCGGCTCAAGTTGCGGCAGGCGATCTTCGACGGCGAGATCGTGGCGCTCGATGAGCGCGGCGTCAGTCAGTTTCAGCTTTTGCAGAATGCCTTTCGCGAGTCGCCCGGCAAAATCATCTATCACGTTTTCGACCTCCTGTTCTTGAACGGCGACGACCTTCGCCGCCTGCCGCTCGCGGAGCGGAAGGAATTGCTCGCTTCGTTGCACTTGCCGACCGATCGCGGCCCGCTTCGGCTCACCGAGCACGTCGTCGGCGACGGCGAGGCGTTTCTGGCAGCGGCGCGCCATGCGGCGCTCGAAGGGATCATCTCCAAGCGCCGTGATCGGCCCTATGTGTCCGGCCGAACCGCCGATTGGCTCAAGAGCAAGACGCATCAGAATGCCGAGTTTGTAATCGGCGGATTCACCGACCCCACCGGGAGCCGTCAAGAGTTCGGCGCGCTGTTGGTCGGCTATCATGACGAGCGGGGCCGGTTGAAATACAGCGGTCGCGTCGGCACGGGATTCGCCGATGAAACACTGCGCGACGTTGCCCGGCGACTGAAACCCTTGCGGCAAGAACAATCCCCATTCTCCGACTTCCCCGAGCGCGGCGAGCGGATCAAGGGAGTGCATTGGGTGCGTCCCGAGCTGGTGGCTCAGATCGAGTTCAGCAATTGGACGAAGGACCAGCGATTGCGTCATCCGTCGTTTCAAGGCCTGCGCGAGGACAAACCGGCGGCGGAAGTAACGCGAGAAATCGCCAAGAGCCTATCCGAGAACCGCCGGGGACTGTCCCCTTTTGTGGCGGGCACCATCGCTTCGATGGTCGCGGAACAAAAGGGGACTGTCCCCTTCTCCTCAGGCGGTTCTCGGATAGTCTCCAATTCGGCGGCAAGCTCTTCGACAAACGGCGATTTACCGCCGGCTCGTCCAAGGAAAGCGAAGTCGCAAGTTCAGTCGAATGGCGCTGGTGGACAAGATGTCGTCGTCGCGGGCGTCCATGTTACCCATCCCGACAAGCTGCTCTATCCGGACGATGGGATCACCAAGCGCGAGTTGGCGGAATACTATCTTGCATGCGCCGAGCGAATTTTGCCGCACGTCGTCGGGCGGCCGCTCACGATCGTGCGCTGCCCCAACGGCGTCGACGGCACGCGTTTCCTGCAAAAACATCCGGGCGCGGGCGCGCCGAAAGCGCTACGGCGAGTCCGCCTTCGGGAGAAGGAAGGCATGGCGGAGTATTGCGTGGTTGAAGATGTCGGCGGCCTGGTGGCGCTCGCGCAGATCGCTGCCCTGGAAATCCATGTCTGGGGTTCGCGAATCGACGCCATCGAAAAGCCCGACCGGCTGGTCTTCGATCTCGATCCGGCGCCGGATGTCGCGTGGCCGGCCGTGGTCGCGGCGGCCCAGGAGTTGCGCGAATTTCTCAACGAGCTGAAGCTGGAAAGCTTCGTGAAAACGAGCGGAGGCAAGGGGCTGCACCTGGTCGTGCCGATTGCACGGCGGCAGCCGTGGCCCTTCGTTGATCGTTTCTCCCGGCTCGTGGCGCTGGCAGTCGAACGCGCGGCGCCGACGCGTTATCTCGCGACGATGTCAAAAAAAGCCCGGACCGGAAGAATCTACATCGACTATCTGCGCAATCAGCGAGGCGCCACGGCAGTGGCCGCCTATTCCACGCGTGCCAAATCGGGAGCGGCGATCTCGCTACCCCTCTCCTGGCGCGAGCTGCCGCGCACCAAGAGTTCCACCCAGTTCCACCTGCGCGACGTTCTCAAGCGCCTCGCCACCGACCGCGCCGACCCCTGGCCGGGCTTCGCTGATTTGCGGCAATCCATCCGGTCCGACGCCGTCCGAACGCTCGAAAGCCACGGATTCGGATTGGCGCCGAGGCCGTTCTCTACACAGGTTGCGCGGAAACTGTAG
- a CDS encoding LysM peptidoglycan-binding domain-containing protein, whose amino-acid sequence MQKIGKEVKIGLAVIGVLLVAFGYVLVKRLMHPGDPAIAAATEGSSPADSAAATNTSRTASEKPTVIAATDSDRPAEIAAAESKRSAWTIRSDRSPEASDAKRAEPAATSKNPFATTAREAAASPDAHTGSLFPRDENTSAGATRPDESRLHSPDGTHRDRQALGGAMQASDSAPIAAASADQGAGAEPRSIFAKSANDRAAADQRAADDKSLAGDKPAAADSFPRRSADAAPVVDPFPRHSADVAPPSNPFNRRTADASPPADPFPRRSMDVSATGSPGAERSVSDRPHEFPNALTPVENPGLKSPGMNDSAADSRNPLRHPGDADSQPAAATDSGNRFPSQSRFSQADSGAAAPAVPLRDGGAFDRNNRLEPGTAAELTPPRPFVANDAPQSPVADTASAKPGQYVVQPNDNYWTISERVYGTGGYFKAIFEQNRPKHPNAERLQVGEVLSVPDPAVLQKNYPDLCPKPGHAAAPQRTMPASARMRPGTRVYVVEEGDTLFEIARHQLGKPSRWGEIYQLNREALGSDFDYLKPGTELLIPGDGRPDPIARQPGGTLSQ is encoded by the coding sequence ATGCAAAAAATCGGCAAGGAAGTCAAAATTGGGCTGGCCGTCATCGGCGTGCTGCTGGTGGCCTTCGGCTACGTGCTCGTCAAGCGGTTGATGCACCCCGGCGACCCCGCCATCGCGGCGGCGACGGAGGGATCATCTCCGGCCGATTCGGCTGCGGCGACCAATACTTCGCGGACCGCGTCGGAAAAGCCGACGGTGATTGCGGCGACGGATTCCGATCGCCCCGCCGAAATTGCCGCCGCCGAATCGAAGCGATCGGCCTGGACGATCCGCTCAGACCGAAGCCCGGAGGCATCCGATGCCAAACGGGCCGAACCGGCAGCCACTTCCAAGAACCCATTCGCGACGACGGCTCGTGAGGCTGCCGCATCGCCCGATGCGCATACCGGATCGCTTTTCCCGCGCGATGAAAATACGTCCGCCGGCGCAACTCGACCTGACGAGTCCCGACTGCACAGCCCCGACGGTACGCATCGCGACCGTCAGGCCTTGGGCGGCGCGATGCAAGCCAGCGATAGCGCACCGATTGCGGCGGCCTCAGCCGATCAAGGGGCGGGGGCCGAACCGCGGTCGATCTTCGCGAAATCGGCGAACGACCGAGCCGCGGCAGACCAACGTGCCGCGGACGACAAATCGCTCGCCGGAGACAAGCCGGCCGCCGCGGATTCATTCCCGCGACGCTCCGCCGATGCCGCCCCTGTCGTCGATCCATTCCCGCGACACTCCGCCGATGTTGCGCCGCCATCCAATCCCTTCAATCGCCGCACCGCCGACGCGAGCCCGCCGGCCGATCCATTTCCGCGACGGTCGATGGATGTTAGCGCCACTGGATCGCCCGGCGCTGAACGATCGGTCTCCGATCGACCACATGAATTTCCCAACGCGCTGACACCGGTGGAAAACCCTGGACTGAAATCGCCCGGCATGAACGATTCGGCAGCCGACTCACGCAATCCATTGCGGCATCCCGGGGACGCGGATTCTCAGCCCGCTGCCGCAACGGACTCCGGCAACCGCTTTCCGAGCCAGAGTCGTTTTAGCCAAGCGGATTCCGGGGCGGCGGCCCCTGCGGTTCCGCTGCGCGACGGCGGCGCCTTCGATAGGAACAACCGGCTCGAGCCGGGCACCGCCGCCGAGCTAACGCCCCCGCGCCCGTTCGTCGCCAACGATGCGCCACAGTCCCCCGTCGCGGATACGGCTTCCGCCAAGCCCGGCCAATATGTCGTTCAGCCAAACGACAACTACTGGACGATCTCGGAAAGGGTCTACGGCACCGGCGGATACTTCAAAGCGATCTTCGAGCAGAATCGCCCCAAGCACCCGAATGCCGAGCGGCTGCAGGTCGGCGAGGTTTTGTCCGTCCCTGATCCGGCCGTGCTGCAAAAGAATTATCCCGATCTCTGCCCGAAGCCAGGCCATGCTGCGGCGCCGCAGCGCACGATGCCGGCCAGCGCGCGAATGCGCCCCGGAACGCGCGTCTATGTGGTCGAAGAAGGGGACACGCTATTCGAAATCGCCCGCCACCAGCTCGGCAAGCCGTCACGCTGGGGCGAAATCTATCAACTCAATCGCGAGGCGCTCGGTAGCGATTTCGACTATCTGAAGCCCGGCACCGAATTGCTGATCCCCGGCGACGGCCGCCCCGATCCGATCGCCCGCCAACCGGGCGGAACCCTCTCGCAATAG